A window from Methyloterricola oryzae encodes these proteins:
- a CDS encoding zf-HC2 domain-containing protein: MNKQTQKSVYSDHDDVLMLLPWYANGTLVGSDLDKVRNHLKVCLTCRREMASAEFLVAGLQREPVMEISYKPSFDRLMVQIRREEQAKAAPAPKTARVSGLAHFAGWLSEWMSPKYLVPALATVTMAAVIPFLLRGEGPATDDAQVYQTLAMPGSMAKYSGSDVQLVFSGDASKQEISRLIAAVQGELVDGPSLKGVYTVRIAHGRDLAEALSRLRQDTKVVFAEPVLGPGFSSDK; encoded by the coding sequence ATGAACAAGCAGACACAGAAGTCGGTTTATTCTGACCATGACGACGTGTTGATGTTGCTGCCCTGGTACGCCAATGGCACTCTGGTTGGCAGCGATCTGGACAAGGTGCGCAACCACTTGAAGGTATGCCTGACCTGTCGTCGGGAAATGGCCAGCGCGGAATTCCTCGTGGCTGGGCTGCAGCGTGAGCCTGTCATGGAGATTTCCTACAAGCCCTCGTTCGATCGTCTGATGGTTCAGATTCGCCGGGAAGAGCAGGCAAAGGCGGCGCCTGCGCCGAAAACGGCTCGTGTTTCCGGGCTCGCGCATTTTGCCGGTTGGCTGTCCGAGTGGATGTCGCCGAAGTACCTGGTGCCGGCCCTTGCGACGGTGACCATGGCAGCGGTCATCCCGTTCCTGCTGCGCGGCGAAGGTCCGGCTACCGATGATGCACAGGTATACCAGACATTGGCGATGCCGGGGAGCATGGCCAAGTACTCGGGAAGCGATGTGCAACTGGTGTTTTCCGGTGATGCATCCAAGCAGGAAATCAGCCGATTGATCGCAGCCGTTCAGGGCGAACTGGTGGATGGCCCGAGCCTGAAAGGGGTTTACACGGTACGTATCGCGCACGGTCGCGATCTGGCCGAAGCACTGTCGCGGCTGCGCCAAGACACCAAGGTGGTGTTCGCCGAGCCGGTACTGGGTCCGGGATTCTCGTCTGATAAATGA
- a CDS encoding bifunctional 4-hydroxy-2-oxoglutarate aldolase/2-dehydro-3-deoxy-phosphogluconate aldolase codes for MNLDEIIAATSVMPVMVVDKVEDAVPLSRALVAGGIRVLEITLRTAAALDAVKAIRAEIPDAIVGVGTIATQDQLNAAIAAGAQFGVSPGSTPKLLQAAADSKLPFLPGVATMSEVMHAMEYGFTVMKLFPAVAAGGIKMLDSFRGPFPQVSFCPTGGINPQNAPDFFKLPNVACIGGSWLTPKDLVAAGNWAEITRLAREASALKP; via the coding sequence ATGAATCTTGACGAGATAATCGCGGCGACCAGCGTCATGCCGGTCATGGTGGTGGACAAGGTGGAAGACGCCGTGCCCCTCTCCCGTGCCCTGGTGGCTGGCGGGATCCGCGTGCTGGAAATCACCTTGCGCACCGCCGCTGCCCTGGATGCGGTGAAGGCGATCCGCGCCGAAATTCCCGACGCCATCGTCGGCGTGGGCACCATCGCCACGCAGGATCAACTCAACGCCGCCATCGCCGCCGGCGCACAGTTTGGCGTCTCGCCGGGCAGCACGCCCAAGCTGCTGCAGGCCGCCGCCGACAGCAAGCTGCCCTTCCTGCCGGGCGTGGCCACCATGTCCGAGGTCATGCACGCCATGGAATATGGCTTCACCGTCATGAAGCTGTTTCCGGCGGTGGCGGCAGGCGGCATCAAGATGCTGGATTCCTTCCGGGGTCCTTTTCCCCAGGTGAGCTTCTGCCCCACCGGCGGCATCAATCCACAGAATGCGCCGGATTTCTTCAAGCTGCCCAACGTGGCCTGCATCGGCGGTTCCTGGCTGACTCCCAAGGATCTGGTTGCCGCCGGCAACTGGGCGGAAATCACCCGTCTAGCACGGGAAGCCTCCGCCCTCAAGCCCTGA
- a CDS encoding S8 family peptidase — protein MKILTACLAALLTQACTTDGTNRDVSGVSADAKPGAVVALEKTQILVTFNDERVNRVPIADAVNTYRARGSYSNSTYSERVAESLAQTYGLSQVAQWPVTTLGVHCVVYEVPTKSTDDVMKRLGADPRVGVVQTMNQFHVMNSPSAKPYTDPYYKLQSGLHEMQLNDIHREVTGRNVKIAVIDTGVDVDHQDLSGQLDRSENYVPKSGDSDGNVHGTAVAGIIAAIANNGRGIVGIAPDARLISLKACWQEKAGQPEAECNSFTLALALNNAILMKPQILNMSLSGPEDPLLSLLIQKAMDEGIIVVASVPSKHASNNAFPASMKGVIGVQSVPGDSISLGKSGTRVIAAPGNEILTTMPHDGYSFMTGSSFAAANVSGVIALLLEKRPLLNSAQVFDILKRSAENSGDSHSINVCNAVAQVGASSPGCGLSRTSAGGKKTSGLFASDTPS, from the coding sequence ATGAAGATTTTGACGGCTTGCCTGGCTGCGCTACTTACGCAGGCATGTACCACTGACGGTACCAATCGGGATGTCTCGGGCGTGAGTGCCGACGCTAAGCCGGGTGCCGTTGTGGCTTTAGAGAAAACACAGATCCTGGTGACCTTCAACGACGAGCGGGTCAATCGGGTACCCATCGCGGATGCCGTCAATACCTACCGCGCGCGCGGTAGTTACAGCAATTCGACCTATAGCGAGCGCGTTGCCGAGAGCCTGGCACAAACCTACGGCTTGTCCCAGGTCGCGCAATGGCCTGTAACCACTCTGGGCGTTCATTGTGTCGTTTACGAGGTTCCCACCAAGTCCACCGACGACGTCATGAAGCGGCTGGGGGCGGACCCTCGGGTCGGCGTCGTGCAGACGATGAATCAGTTCCACGTGATGAACTCGCCATCCGCTAAACCCTACACGGATCCTTATTACAAGCTGCAGTCCGGATTGCATGAGATGCAGCTAAATGACATCCACCGCGAAGTCACGGGTCGGAACGTGAAGATCGCTGTGATCGACACGGGTGTGGACGTGGATCACCAAGATCTCAGCGGACAACTCGACCGGTCCGAAAACTATGTCCCCAAGTCCGGCGATTCCGATGGCAATGTGCATGGCACCGCGGTGGCCGGGATCATCGCCGCCATCGCCAACAACGGTCGCGGCATCGTCGGCATCGCGCCAGATGCAAGGCTGATTTCGCTGAAGGCATGCTGGCAAGAGAAGGCGGGGCAACCTGAAGCCGAGTGCAACTCCTTCACCTTGGCGCTCGCGTTGAACAACGCGATCCTGATGAAGCCGCAGATATTGAATATGAGTTTGTCGGGCCCCGAGGACCCTCTTCTCAGCCTGCTGATACAGAAGGCCATGGATGAGGGCATCATCGTCGTAGCCTCTGTCCCCAGCAAACACGCGAGCAATAACGCCTTCCCTGCATCCATGAAGGGTGTAATCGGTGTGCAGTCGGTTCCGGGTGATTCCATTTCCTTAGGGAAGTCGGGTACGAGGGTCATCGCTGCGCCTGGTAACGAAATTCTGACGACGATGCCGCATGACGGTTACAGTTTCATGACCGGCAGCTCCTTTGCTGCTGCGAACGTTTCGGGCGTCATTGCGCTGCTTCTGGAGAAACGACCACTATTGAACAGCGCCCAGGTGTTCGACATTCTCAAGCGCAGTGCAGAGAACAGTGGGGACAGCCACAGTATCAACGTGTGCAATGCGGTCGCTCAGGTCGGAGCGTCCTCGCCGGGATGCGGGCTCAGTCGCACCTCGGCAGGAGGCAAGAAGACATCGGGGCTGTTCGCGAGCGACACGCCGTCTTAA
- a CDS encoding RNA polymerase sigma factor — MAENVRDEISDEDLLASICNADQRAFEIFYKRYYQRLFRFSYRVTRRLDLIEEVINDVMLVVWNKSASFNNEAKVSTWILGIAYKKCLKAMSDRGQTELVSLDEFEELVPGVRDSAMQRVELDDWLEAALSRISPEQRAVLELTYHHGMHYSEIADMLGCPENTVKTRVFHARKKLQSLVEELNDSSPFEHNGESL, encoded by the coding sequence ATGGCCGAGAATGTACGCGACGAGATCAGCGACGAAGACTTGCTGGCAAGTATCTGCAACGCGGATCAGCGCGCCTTTGAGATATTTTACAAGCGTTACTATCAGAGACTGTTTCGGTTTTCGTATCGAGTCACGCGGCGACTGGACCTGATCGAGGAAGTCATCAACGACGTGATGCTCGTGGTTTGGAACAAGTCAGCCTCGTTTAATAACGAGGCCAAAGTTTCCACCTGGATTTTGGGTATCGCCTACAAGAAGTGCTTGAAGGCGATGTCCGACCGGGGCCAAACCGAGCTCGTGTCGCTGGATGAATTCGAGGAACTGGTGCCTGGCGTTCGTGACAGCGCCATGCAGCGTGTGGAGTTGGATGATTGGCTGGAGGCGGCATTGAGCCGGATTTCGCCTGAGCAACGGGCCGTGTTGGAGTTGACATACCATCACGGCATGCATTACAGCGAGATTGCGGACATGCTTGGTTGCCCCGAGAACACGGTCAAGACCCGCGTTTTCCACGCGAGGAAGAAACTGCAGTCGCTGGTTGAAGAACTGAATGACTCGAGCCCATTTGAGCACAACGGTGAATCTCTATGA
- a CDS encoding AI-2E family transporter, with amino-acid sequence MQSVREWLSDWIARVLPNSQAVSFAIFLTVVAVTVVSLGKILMPVFAAGVIAYLLEGLVKLGEREKLPRLVAVVLVYVLFLALVFFVFIALIPLLYQQTVELIKQLPAMINRGQVLIMQLPEHYPNFITEAQIYELVAVIRQELVSYGQSMLTYSYSSLVSVITLIVYLILVPLLVFFFMKDKHTILGWFTQYVPRDRKLSTQVWLEVDAQIGNYVRGKFFEIVILLAASYVTFSLMGLNYALLLSVLMGLSVIIPYVGATLVTFPVMLVAFFEWGLADDFWYLMLAYAIIQAVDGVVLVPLLFSEVVNLHPVAIMVAILFFGGIWGFWGVFFAIPLATLVQAVLTAWPRLSPGEERATAGGAGA; translated from the coding sequence ATGCAGTCAGTGCGCGAATGGTTGAGCGATTGGATCGCGCGGGTGCTGCCCAATTCGCAGGCGGTGTCTTTTGCGATCTTTCTGACCGTCGTCGCGGTCACCGTGGTCAGCCTGGGTAAGATCCTGATGCCGGTGTTCGCCGCGGGGGTCATCGCCTACCTGCTGGAGGGTCTGGTCAAGCTGGGCGAGCGCGAGAAATTGCCGCGCCTGGTGGCGGTGGTGCTGGTGTACGTGCTGTTTCTGGCCCTGGTGTTTTTCGTATTCATCGCCCTGATCCCGCTGCTCTACCAGCAGACAGTGGAGTTGATCAAGCAGTTGCCGGCCATGATCAACCGCGGCCAGGTGCTGATCATGCAGCTGCCCGAGCACTACCCCAATTTCATCACCGAGGCGCAGATCTACGAGCTGGTGGCGGTCATCCGCCAGGAACTGGTGAGCTACGGGCAGTCCATGCTGACCTATTCGTACTCCTCCCTGGTCAGCGTCATCACCTTGATCGTTTATCTCATCCTGGTGCCGTTGCTAGTGTTCTTCTTCATGAAGGACAAGCACACGATCCTCGGCTGGTTCACCCAGTACGTCCCCCGTGACCGCAAGCTGTCAACCCAGGTTTGGCTGGAAGTGGACGCGCAGATCGGCAATTACGTGCGCGGCAAGTTCTTCGAGATCGTCATCCTGCTGGCGGCGAGTTACGTCACCTTCAGCCTGATGGGGCTGAACTATGCCTTATTGCTGTCGGTGCTGATGGGGCTGTCGGTGATCATCCCCTATGTGGGCGCCACCCTGGTGACCTTTCCAGTGATGCTGGTGGCCTTTTTCGAATGGGGGCTCGCGGACGATTTCTGGTATCTGATGCTGGCCTACGCCATCATCCAGGCGGTGGACGGCGTGGTGCTGGTGCCGCTGTTGTTCTCCGAGGTGGTGAACCTGCACCCGGTGGCCATCATGGTGGCGATCCTCTTCTTCGGGGGCATCTGGGGCTTCTGGGGCGTGTTTTTCGCCATACCCCTGGCTACTCTGGTGCAGGCGGTGCTGACGGCCTGGCCGAGGCTCTCGCCGGGCGAGGAACGAGCGACGGCTGGCGGAGCCGGCGCCTGA
- a CDS encoding LexA family protein: MSLALRIKQARSAARLTQRDLAKRSLLSQQMISKLENGLVESTTEVFNLAAALNVDPRWLATGQGEAMKSSQGGEEAGRPVAYVPLLSWVAAGNWRDMADQRSPADAERVPVTCRVGDGAYALRVHGDSMEPVFANGSIIVVDPSLEARNGSYVVVRLDTAAQATFKQLVIDGGQRFLKPLNPRYPLMEIREEATLCGVVKQMLMNFE, encoded by the coding sequence ATGTCGCTCGCACTTCGAATCAAGCAGGCTCGATCCGCAGCCCGGCTTACCCAACGTGATCTGGCAAAGCGTTCGCTTCTCAGCCAGCAGATGATTTCCAAATTGGAAAACGGTTTGGTGGAATCAACGACCGAGGTCTTCAATCTCGCCGCGGCACTGAATGTCGACCCACGTTGGTTGGCGACGGGGCAGGGTGAAGCGATGAAAAGTTCCCAGGGAGGTGAGGAAGCCGGGCGACCCGTCGCCTATGTGCCGTTGCTCTCGTGGGTGGCGGCGGGCAACTGGCGCGACATGGCGGATCAGCGTTCACCCGCAGATGCCGAACGGGTTCCCGTAACCTGCCGGGTTGGGGACGGTGCCTACGCTCTTAGGGTCCATGGTGACAGTATGGAGCCCGTGTTTGCCAACGGTAGCATCATCGTGGTCGATCCGTCTCTTGAGGCAAGGAATGGCAGTTATGTGGTGGTGCGCCTGGATACCGCGGCGCAAGCGACTTTCAAGCAACTGGTCATCGATGGCGGTCAGCGTTTCCTCAAGCCCTTGAATCCCCGCTATCCGTTGATGGAGATCAGGGAAGAGGCCACGCTCTGCGGTGTCGTGAAACAGATGCTGATGAATTTTGAGTGA
- a CDS encoding RtcB family protein, with protein MPVKQVLQGSQAPVEVWTEELEQTARQQLLNIASLPFIHDHVAAMPDVHTGIGATVGSVIATRQAIIPAAVGVDIGCGMIACRLSLSEQNLSHTLLKRVFDQISRDVPVGREQHTIDRAPLERARAFEAGLRTLLARHPELLKRFGKHSNWMFQMGTLGGGNHFIELCLDESGNTWVMLHSGSRGIGNAIGNYFIELARQDMERLLIHLPDRDLAYLQEGTRHFDDYVAAVTWAQDYAAANRAAMLDIILAALRRHLPTFNVTAEAVNCHHNYVAREKHYGASVWVTRKGAIRARRGDLGIIPGSMGAKSYIVRGKGNARSFQSCAHGAGRRMSRTAAEKAYTAADLAKQTEGVICRKDKGVVDEIPGAYKDIDQVMANQADLVEVVHTLKQVICVKG; from the coding sequence ATGCCCGTTAAACAGGTATTGCAGGGCAGTCAGGCGCCGGTAGAGGTCTGGACCGAGGAACTGGAGCAGACCGCCCGCCAGCAACTGCTGAACATCGCCTCCCTGCCCTTCATTCATGATCATGTGGCGGCCATGCCGGATGTGCACACCGGCATTGGCGCCACCGTCGGCTCGGTCATCGCCACGCGCCAGGCCATCATTCCCGCGGCCGTGGGGGTGGACATTGGCTGCGGCATGATCGCCTGCCGTCTTTCCCTCTCTGAACAGAACCTCAGCCACACCCTGCTGAAGCGGGTGTTCGACCAGATCAGCCGCGACGTGCCCGTGGGGCGCGAGCAGCACACCATCGACCGAGCTCCCTTGGAGCGGGCCCGGGCCTTCGAGGCGGGACTCAGGACGCTGCTGGCCCGGCATCCGGAATTGCTCAAGCGTTTTGGCAAGCATTCCAACTGGATGTTCCAGATGGGCACCCTGGGCGGCGGCAACCATTTCATCGAGCTGTGCCTGGACGAATCCGGGAACACCTGGGTCATGCTCCACTCCGGGTCCCGCGGCATAGGCAATGCCATCGGCAACTACTTCATCGAACTGGCGCGCCAGGACATGGAACGGCTGCTGATTCACCTACCCGACCGTGATCTGGCTTACCTGCAGGAAGGCACGCGGCATTTCGACGACTACGTCGCCGCGGTCACCTGGGCCCAGGACTACGCCGCCGCTAACCGCGCCGCCATGCTGGACATCATCCTCGCAGCCCTGCGCCGCCACCTGCCCACTTTCAACGTAACCGCCGAGGCCGTGAACTGCCACCACAACTACGTGGCGCGGGAAAAGCACTACGGCGCGTCGGTATGGGTGACGCGGAAAGGGGCGATTCGCGCCCGACGTGGCGATCTCGGCATCATTCCCGGCAGCATGGGTGCGAAAAGCTACATCGTGCGCGGCAAGGGCAATGCCCGGAGCTTCCAGTCCTGCGCCCACGGCGCCGGTCGGCGCATGAGCCGGACCGCAGCGGAAAAGGCCTACACCGCCGCCGATCTGGCGAAACAGACCGAAGGCGTCATCTGCCGCAAGGACAAGGGCGTGGTGGATGAAATACCGGGAGCCTACAAGGACATCGACCAGGTCATGGCCAATCAGGCCGATCTGGTGGAGGTAGTCCACACCCTCAAGCAGGTCATCTGTGTGAAAGGCTGA
- the edd gene encoding phosphogluconate dehydratase, whose translation MSQHPTLVAVTERIRERSQAKRDAYLKRMRQARQDGVERSRISCTNVAHAYAAMPQNDKLVLKEAKAPNLGIVTAYNDMLSAHQPYETYPSIIKDEARTAGVTAQVAGGVPAMCDGVTQGQSGMELSLFSRDVIALATAVGLSHKVFDAALYLGICDKIVPGLLIAALRFGHLPGLFVPAGPMSTGISNAEKAKVRQLFAEGKADRDALLQSEMASYHGPGTCTFYGTANSNQMLMEIMGLQLPGSSFVGPGTEMREALTRAATRRAAEMARDPSTPALCDIVDARVVVNGIVGLLSTGGSTNHTIHLIAIARAAGLDINWDDFNDLSAVVPLLARVYPNGKADVNHFHAAGGMGFLIRELLDAGLLHEDVNTVLGQGLRRWAEEPCLDGGRIAWRPCPAESLDPAVLATAKSPFSADGGLRLMNGNMGRGVIKVSAVAPEHRVVRAPAVLFDDQEDLIAAFKRGELERDFIAVVRFQGPRANGMPELHQLTPSLTLLQDRGFQVALVTDGRMSGASGKVPAAIHISPECAMGGPLAKVRDGDMLRLDATTGELTAEVPADEWERRELATKDLSGNGFGNGRELFSGMRQIADTAERGACTFQFDD comes from the coding sequence ATGTCCCAGCATCCGACTTTAGTTGCCGTCACCGAACGTATCCGCGAGCGCAGCCAGGCCAAGCGCGACGCCTATCTGAAACGCATGCGTCAGGCCCGCCAGGATGGGGTCGAGCGCAGCCGCATCAGTTGTACCAACGTCGCCCACGCCTATGCGGCCATGCCGCAGAATGACAAATTGGTGTTAAAGGAGGCCAAGGCCCCGAATCTCGGTATCGTGACGGCCTATAACGACATGCTGTCGGCCCATCAGCCCTACGAAACCTACCCGAGCATTATCAAGGACGAGGCCCGCACGGCAGGCGTCACGGCCCAGGTGGCCGGCGGTGTGCCTGCCATGTGCGATGGCGTGACCCAAGGCCAGAGTGGGATGGAACTCTCCTTGTTCTCCCGGGACGTGATCGCCCTCGCCACGGCCGTCGGCTTATCCCACAAGGTATTCGATGCGGCGCTGTATCTGGGCATCTGCGACAAGATCGTGCCCGGGCTGTTAATCGCCGCCCTGCGCTTCGGCCATTTGCCCGGCCTCTTTGTGCCCGCGGGCCCCATGTCCACCGGCATCTCCAATGCCGAGAAGGCCAAAGTCCGCCAGTTGTTCGCCGAGGGCAAGGCTGACCGCGACGCCTTGTTGCAGTCGGAAATGGCGTCCTATCACGGTCCCGGCACCTGCACCTTCTACGGTACCGCCAACAGCAACCAGATGCTCATGGAAATCATGGGTTTGCAACTCCCTGGCTCATCCTTCGTGGGCCCCGGCACGGAGATGCGCGAGGCGCTGACACGGGCCGCGACCCGCAGAGCCGCGGAAATGGCGCGAGACCCGTCCACCCCAGCCCTGTGCGACATCGTCGATGCGCGCGTCGTGGTCAACGGCATCGTCGGCCTTTTGTCCACCGGCGGTTCCACCAACCACACCATTCATTTGATTGCGATTGCCCGCGCCGCTGGCCTGGACATCAACTGGGACGATTTCAACGACCTGTCCGCCGTGGTGCCTCTGTTGGCTCGGGTCTATCCCAATGGCAAGGCGGACGTGAACCACTTCCACGCCGCCGGCGGCATGGGCTTTCTGATCCGCGAACTACTGGACGCCGGTTTGCTCCACGAGGACGTCAACACCGTCCTAGGCCAGGGCCTTAGGCGCTGGGCCGAGGAACCCTGTCTGGACGGCGGCCGCATCGCCTGGCGCCCTTGCCCGGCGGAAAGTCTCGACCCCGCCGTGCTGGCCACCGCCAAGTCGCCGTTCAGCGCCGACGGCGGTCTGCGCCTGATGAATGGCAATATGGGACGCGGGGTCATCAAGGTGTCGGCGGTGGCGCCGGAGCACCGCGTGGTGCGCGCCCCCGCCGTGCTGTTCGACGATCAGGAAGACCTGATCGCCGCCTTCAAGCGCGGCGAACTGGAGCGGGATTTCATCGCCGTCGTGCGTTTCCAGGGGCCGCGCGCCAATGGCATGCCGGAATTGCATCAACTCACTCCGTCCCTCACCCTGCTGCAGGATCGCGGATTTCAGGTGGCCCTGGTCACCGACGGCCGCATGTCCGGCGCATCCGGCAAGGTGCCCGCCGCCATCCATATTTCGCCGGAGTGCGCCATGGGCGGGCCCTTGGCCAAGGTGCGCGATGGCGACATGCTGCGCCTGGACGCGACTACCGGGGAATTGACCGCCGAAGTGCCGGCGGACGAGTGGGAACGCCGCGAGCTGGCCACCAAAGACCTGTCCGGTAACGGATTCGGCAACGGTCGCGAACTCTTCAGCGGCATGCGCCAGATCGCCGACACCGCCGAACGCGGCGCCTGCACCTTCCAGTTCGACGACTGA